One Caulobacter segnis genomic window carries:
- a CDS encoding prolyl oligopeptidase family serine peptidase: MISRHSLALALAASAAVVATPLAAQTITPPAAIVVDGAPAIPQDLVAATAPYLQARHANFLGWNAADHSMLVKTRFGGSDQVHVVAKPEGDRRQISFENEPILAAALSPKGDTLVVQKDKGGDEFYQLYVLEAGRPRLITDGKSRNWFGAWSHDGKLVGYASSRRNGADMDLYVVDPKDPKTDRLVAQVSGGGWNIADFSADGSKALVLNRMSINDAVVYELDLATGKLKALTDPKAKASYVDPKYGQDGAVWLTSNKGSDFLRLGKLDAKGGFVPVSKEPRWDVSDFAVSPDGSFVVYAINEAGVSRVRVLDVATGAVRPVTGLPAGVIPYSIGSAIDIAPWGEIGLSMASAKVPGDAFSIDPKTLAVTQWTHSETGGLDPSLNVEPKLVEVASFDGEKVSGFLYQPDVAKFPGKRPLIVDIHGGPEGQTRPDFLGGNNYLLNELGIALFFPNVRGSSGYGARFVNLDNGPFKREDSVKDIGAFLNTLEKDPALDASRFAVNGVSYGGYMCYASATHYSPRLKGANCYVAISNFVTFLENTQSYRRDLRRVEYGDERDPKQREQLMKISPLTSVDKITIPLLVATGGADPRVPATEADQMIKAVRAKGGEAWHVLAKNDGHVFRKKENEDYYFWTSIMFWRKTLLGQ; encoded by the coding sequence ATGATCTCTCGCCATTCCCTGGCGCTGGCCCTCGCGGCCAGCGCGGCCGTCGTCGCGACCCCGCTGGCGGCCCAGACCATCACCCCGCCCGCCGCCATCGTCGTCGATGGCGCGCCGGCCATTCCGCAGGATCTGGTCGCGGCGACCGCGCCCTACCTGCAGGCCCGCCACGCCAACTTCCTGGGCTGGAACGCGGCCGACCACTCGATGCTGGTCAAGACCCGCTTCGGCGGCTCTGACCAGGTCCACGTCGTGGCCAAGCCCGAGGGCGACCGCCGGCAGATCAGCTTCGAGAACGAGCCGATCCTGGCCGCGGCCCTGTCGCCCAAGGGCGACACGCTGGTGGTCCAGAAGGATAAGGGCGGCGACGAGTTCTACCAGCTCTACGTGCTGGAAGCGGGTCGCCCGCGCCTGATCACCGACGGCAAGAGCCGCAACTGGTTCGGCGCCTGGTCGCACGACGGCAAGTTGGTCGGCTACGCCTCGTCGCGCCGTAACGGCGCGGACATGGACCTATACGTCGTCGATCCCAAGGATCCGAAGACCGATCGCCTGGTCGCCCAGGTGTCCGGCGGCGGCTGGAACATCGCCGACTTCTCGGCCGACGGCTCCAAGGCGCTGGTCTTGAACCGCATGTCGATCAACGACGCGGTGGTCTACGAACTGGACCTGGCCACCGGCAAGCTGAAGGCCCTGACCGATCCGAAGGCCAAGGCCTCGTACGTCGATCCCAAGTACGGACAGGACGGCGCGGTCTGGCTGACTTCGAACAAGGGCTCGGACTTCCTGCGCCTGGGCAAGCTGGACGCCAAGGGCGGCTTCGTCCCGGTGTCCAAGGAACCGCGCTGGGACGTCAGCGACTTCGCCGTCTCGCCCGACGGTTCGTTCGTGGTCTACGCGATCAACGAGGCGGGCGTGTCGCGCGTACGGGTCCTGGACGTCGCCACCGGCGCCGTTCGCCCCGTCACCGGCCTGCCGGCGGGCGTGATCCCCTACAGCATCGGCTCGGCCATCGACATCGCGCCCTGGGGCGAGATCGGGCTCAGCATGGCCAGCGCCAAGGTGCCGGGCGACGCCTTCTCGATCGATCCCAAGACCCTGGCCGTCACCCAGTGGACCCACAGCGAGACGGGTGGCCTGGATCCCAGCCTGAACGTCGAGCCCAAGCTGGTCGAGGTCGCCAGCTTCGACGGCGAGAAGGTGTCGGGCTTCCTCTACCAGCCCGACGTGGCCAAGTTCCCCGGCAAGCGTCCGCTGATCGTCGACATTCACGGCGGTCCGGAGGGCCAGACGCGTCCGGACTTCCTGGGCGGGAACAACTACCTGCTCAACGAGCTGGGCATCGCGCTGTTCTTCCCGAACGTGCGGGGCTCCTCGGGCTACGGCGCGCGGTTCGTGAATCTCGACAACGGACCGTTCAAGCGCGAGGACTCGGTCAAGGACATCGGCGCCTTCCTCAACACGCTGGAGAAGGATCCGGCCCTGGACGCCAGCCGCTTCGCGGTGAACGGCGTCTCGTACGGCGGCTACATGTGCTACGCCTCGGCCACGCACTACAGCCCCCGCCTGAAGGGCGCGAACTGCTACGTCGCGATCTCCAACTTCGTCACGTTCCTGGAGAACACCCAGTCCTACCGTCGCGACCTGCGCCGGGTGGAATACGGCGACGAGCGCGACCCCAAGCAGCGTGAGCAGCTGATGAAGATCTCGCCGCTGACCAGCGTCGACAAGATCACCATCCCGCTGCTGGTGGCCACCGGCGGCGCCGACCCGCGCGTGCCGGCCACCGAGGCCGACCAGATGATCAAGGCTGTCCGCGCCAAGGGCGGCGAGGCCTGGCACGTGCTGGCCAAGAACGACGGCCACGTTTTCCGCAAGAAGGAGAACGAGGACTACTACTTCTGGACCAGCATCATGTTCTGGCGAAAGACCCTGCTGGGTCAGTAG
- a CDS encoding sensor histidine kinase, with the protein MNRGRPSLVGRLLVAQVAPLALLGAALALAGALAANAVVEKSSDRLLAGSVASIVAQIDVRDGQAKVALPPWSLGLLDSPERDAVFYAVRQGPRLVTGYDDLPRPPAPAPNETNFSYAKMRGYSVRIAQSTVMVPGVREPVVVAVAQSLDSRQASVRELLFNLIGLPVLLAAVAAALVVPAVRWGLAPLRRLTSDLTTRAQAPRPDLAPVDAADAPAELSPVVGAFNHLMSSLERFTRALERFSADASHQLRTPLSVIVANLALLERSATTPRDKALLSDSREAAANLRQVLSQFLALARSEAAAAEGEADLAALLTTIQLEVARAFPSVELLTRLPADLPIARGNPVLIGELLRNLVFNACAYGGGQVRIVAVGGETVRVVIWDHGPGVDEAELERLFAPFSRGVASQASTGAGLGLAIVQAIAQRLDIGVALRLRRPRPGLVSDLRFPRSA; encoded by the coding sequence TTGAACCGGGGCCGTCCCAGCCTGGTCGGTCGCCTACTGGTGGCCCAGGTCGCGCCCCTGGCCCTGCTGGGCGCGGCCCTGGCCCTGGCCGGCGCCCTGGCCGCCAACGCGGTGGTGGAGAAATCGTCGGATCGCCTGCTGGCCGGATCGGTCGCCTCGATCGTCGCCCAGATCGACGTGCGCGACGGCCAGGCCAAGGTCGCTCTGCCACCCTGGTCCCTGGGCCTACTGGACAGTCCCGAGCGCGACGCGGTGTTCTACGCCGTGCGCCAGGGCCCACGGCTGGTCACCGGCTATGACGACCTGCCGCGCCCGCCCGCGCCCGCGCCCAACGAGACCAATTTCAGCTACGCCAAGATGCGCGGCTACAGCGTGCGGATCGCCCAGTCGACGGTGATGGTCCCGGGGGTCCGCGAACCGGTCGTGGTGGCGGTGGCCCAGAGCCTGGACTCCCGCCAGGCCAGCGTACGCGAACTTCTGTTCAATCTGATCGGCCTGCCGGTGCTGCTGGCCGCCGTCGCCGCCGCCCTGGTCGTGCCCGCCGTTCGCTGGGGCCTGGCGCCGCTGCGCCGCCTGACCTCCGACCTAACCACGCGCGCCCAGGCGCCGCGTCCGGACCTGGCGCCGGTCGATGCCGCCGACGCGCCGGCCGAGCTCTCACCCGTCGTCGGCGCGTTCAACCACCTGATGAGCAGCCTGGAACGCTTCACACGGGCGCTGGAACGCTTCTCCGCCGACGCCTCGCATCAGCTGCGCACGCCGCTGTCGGTGATCGTCGCCAACCTGGCCCTGCTGGAGCGCTCGGCGACCACGCCGCGCGACAAGGCCCTGCTGAGCGACTCCCGCGAGGCGGCGGCCAACCTGCGCCAGGTGCTGTCGCAGTTCCTGGCCCTGGCTCGCTCCGAGGCCGCGGCGGCCGAGGGCGAGGCGGACCTCGCCGCCCTGCTGACCACGATCCAGCTGGAGGTCGCTCGCGCCTTTCCGTCGGTCGAGCTGCTGACCCGGCTCCCAGCGGACCTGCCGATCGCCAGGGGCAATCCGGTGCTGATCGGCGAACTGCTGCGTAATCTCGTCTTCAACGCCTGCGCCTATGGCGGCGGCCAGGTTCGCATCGTCGCGGTCGGCGGCGAGACGGTCAGAGTCGTGATCTGGGATCATGGTCCCGGCGTCGACGAGGCCGAGTTGGAGCGCCTGTTCGCCCCCTTCAGCCGAGGCGTCGCGAGCCAGGCGTCGACCGGCGCAGGCCTGGGCCTGGCGATCGTCCAAGCCATCGCCCAGCGCCTGGACATCGGCGTCGCGTTGCGTCTGCGGCGACCGCGACCGGGGCTCGTCTCGGACCTGCGCTTCCCCCGAAGCGCCTGA
- a CDS encoding response regulator transcription factor, which produces MKILVVEDDPPLRRSLTATLESEGHEAVCAETGEAALALAQAAGADFDAVILDIGLPDIDGFEILGQLRRAGVPTPIVMLTARDAVRDRIAGLDMGADDYVLKPFDPFELVARVRAVARRKSGYAARTVHVGALACDWEAGAAWIGERRLDLRPREWATLKALAARPGRVVERARLAAEVFPDEQDPSPNALDIHVGRLRRKLQPDGPRLSTLRGVGYRLDP; this is translated from the coding sequence ATGAAGATACTCGTTGTCGAGGATGATCCGCCTCTTCGCCGTTCGCTGACCGCGACGCTGGAGAGCGAGGGACACGAAGCCGTCTGCGCCGAGACCGGCGAGGCCGCCCTGGCCCTGGCGCAGGCGGCCGGAGCCGACTTCGACGCCGTGATCCTGGACATCGGCCTGCCTGACATCGACGGTTTCGAGATCCTGGGCCAGTTGCGGCGCGCGGGCGTTCCCACGCCGATCGTCATGCTGACCGCGCGCGATGCCGTGCGCGACCGCATCGCGGGCCTGGACATGGGCGCCGACGACTACGTGCTCAAACCCTTCGACCCGTTCGAGCTGGTCGCGCGCGTCCGGGCCGTGGCCCGGCGCAAGAGCGGCTATGCGGCGCGGACCGTCCATGTCGGCGCCCTGGCCTGCGACTGGGAAGCCGGCGCCGCCTGGATCGGCGAGCGGCGGCTGGACCTGCGACCCCGCGAATGGGCGACCCTGAAGGCGCTGGCCGCGCGGCCCGGCCGGGTCGTCGAGCGCGCCCGACTGGCGGCCGAGGTGTTTCCCGACGAGCAGGATCCTTCGCCCAACGCCCTCGACATCCATGTCGGCCGCTTGCGGCGCAAGCTGCAACCGGACGGCCCTCGCCTGAGCACGCTGCGGGGCGTGGGCTACCGGCTCGATCCGTGA
- a CDS encoding chemotaxis protein CheB: MTETPIKAVAIGASAGAVQALLAILPALPARFSLPILVVVHVPPDRDNALAPLLQSKCRIAVKEAEDKEPIEGGAIYLAPSDYHLLVETQRTLALSTDELVNYSRPSIDALFESAADAYGPELVGVILTGANHDGAAGLKAVKDAGGVAIVEDPTGAYATAMPLAALEACPSAITMNIDAIASYLSSLGPA; encoded by the coding sequence ATGACCGAGACGCCCATCAAGGCCGTCGCGATCGGGGCTTCGGCCGGCGCCGTCCAGGCGCTGCTGGCCATACTGCCCGCCCTGCCGGCGCGCTTCTCCCTCCCCATCCTGGTGGTCGTGCACGTGCCGCCGGATCGCGACAACGCGCTGGCGCCGCTGCTGCAGTCCAAGTGCCGGATCGCCGTGAAGGAGGCCGAGGACAAGGAGCCCATCGAGGGCGGCGCGATCTATCTGGCGCCCTCGGACTATCACCTGCTAGTCGAGACACAACGCACCCTGGCCCTGTCCACCGACGAGTTGGTCAACTATTCGCGCCCGTCGATCGACGCGCTTTTCGAAAGCGCGGCCGACGCCTATGGCCCCGAGCTGGTCGGCGTCATTCTGACCGGGGCCAATCACGACGGCGCGGCGGGTCTCAAGGCCGTGAAGGACGCCGGCGGCGTGGCGATCGTCGAGGATCCGACCGGGGCCTATGCGACCGCCATGCCCCTGGCCGCCCTCGAGGCCTGCCCATCCGCGATCACCATGAACATCGATGCGATCGCATCGTACCTGTCGAGTCTGGGGCCCGCATGA
- a CDS encoding hybrid sensor histidine kinase/response regulator, translated as MADKPINFLLVDDLEENLLALEALLQREGLTCLKARSGEEALELLLAHEVALALLDVQMPGMDGFELAEFMRGSERARHIPIIFVTAGTTDLQRRFRGYEAGAVDFIQKPIEPTVLRSKANVFFDLHRQRQQIQAQRDELEAAAQALRRADRHKDSFLAVLAHELRNPVAALSGGLHLLNKDISPERSQDIRVRMDRMLTHLSHLVDDLLDVSRVSQGKISLKKERIELGEILRSAIEASQHNLDAAGHRFVFEPPRQAIWLDADHTRLAQVVANLLNNAAKYTPPGGAVTLSARAHDGVAEIRVTDTGIGIPPEMQSRIFEIFAQVEDHLAKAQGGLGIGLALVKQLVALHGGAITVESGGENMGSTFTVRIPVVAEE; from the coding sequence ATGGCCGATAAACCGATCAACTTCCTCCTGGTCGACGACCTCGAAGAGAACCTGCTGGCGCTGGAGGCCCTGCTGCAACGCGAGGGCCTGACCTGCCTGAAGGCCCGCTCGGGCGAGGAGGCGCTGGAACTGCTTCTTGCGCATGAAGTCGCCCTGGCGCTGCTGGACGTGCAGATGCCCGGCATGGACGGCTTCGAGCTGGCTGAGTTCATGCGCGGCAGCGAACGCGCCCGCCACATCCCGATCATCTTCGTCACCGCCGGCACGACCGACCTGCAACGCCGCTTCCGGGGTTACGAGGCCGGCGCGGTCGACTTCATCCAGAAGCCCATCGAGCCGACGGTCCTGCGCAGCAAGGCCAATGTCTTCTTCGACCTGCATCGGCAGCGCCAGCAGATCCAGGCCCAACGCGACGAGCTGGAGGCCGCGGCCCAGGCCCTGCGGCGGGCGGACCGGCACAAGGACAGCTTCCTGGCGGTGCTGGCGCACGAGCTGCGCAATCCCGTCGCCGCCCTCAGCGGCGGCCTGCACCTGCTGAACAAGGACATCTCGCCCGAGCGCAGCCAGGACATCCGCGTGCGCATGGATCGCATGCTGACCCATCTCTCGCACCTGGTCGACGACCTGCTGGACGTCTCGCGCGTCAGCCAGGGCAAGATCTCGCTGAAGAAGGAGCGGATCGAACTGGGCGAGATCCTCCGCTCGGCGATCGAGGCCAGCCAGCACAATCTGGACGCCGCGGGCCACCGGTTCGTCTTCGAACCGCCCAGACAGGCGATCTGGCTGGACGCCGATCACACCCGACTGGCGCAGGTGGTAGCCAACCTGCTGAACAACGCCGCCAAATATACCCCGCCCGGCGGCGCAGTGACCCTGTCGGCGCGCGCCCATGACGGCGTGGCCGAGATCAGGGTGACGGACACCGGGATCGGCATCCCGCCGGAGATGCAGTCGCGGATCTTCGAGATCTTCGCCCAGGTCGAGGATCACCTGGCCAAGGCCCAAGGCGGCCTCGGCATCGGGTTGGCGCTAGTCAAGCAACTGGTCGCGCTGCACGGCGGGGCGATCACCGTCGAAAGCGGCGGCGAGAACATGGGCAGCACCTTCACCGTCCGGATCCCGGTCGTCGCTGAAGAGTAG
- a CDS encoding ABC transporter substrate-binding protein — translation MPREVKRRGVAAGLGAAVLISLAGCAPGSPGQATRAADVRAAEREGEVVVYINNDVHQRLVEDFERRFPKVKLRFVVLTARDMQMRVIEEASSGKPVADVVWTSAMDAQVKLINDGYAQTYRSPEAGNLPAWARWRDQGFGMTSEPIVFVYNRRLLEDREAPRSHAALLAALRADPERWRGKVAMYDPERSGMGFLYLSSNTQFYPDAWALYDAIAATGPRTYVPGRPMLDRVASGEHLLAYDMNGSYADWYARNRSPDIGYIVPEDYHLSISRVAFITRAARHPGAARVFLDYLMSEAGQRRLLEARLTPIRPGLGGASPPGGRPIRVGPALLANFDQGRRAELLARWRGATAER, via the coding sequence TTGCCACGGGAGGTCAAGAGACGGGGCGTCGCCGCCGGGCTGGGCGCGGCTGTCCTGATCTCGCTGGCGGGATGCGCGCCCGGCTCGCCGGGGCAGGCGACGCGGGCGGCGGACGTCCGCGCGGCCGAGCGCGAGGGCGAGGTCGTCGTCTATATCAACAACGACGTCCATCAGCGATTGGTCGAGGATTTCGAGCGCCGCTTTCCGAAGGTGAAGCTTCGGTTCGTCGTTCTGACCGCGCGCGACATGCAGATGCGGGTGATCGAAGAGGCTAGCAGCGGCAAGCCGGTCGCCGATGTCGTCTGGACCTCCGCCATGGACGCTCAGGTCAAGCTCATCAACGATGGCTACGCCCAGACCTATCGCAGTCCCGAGGCCGGGAACCTGCCCGCCTGGGCGCGGTGGCGCGACCAGGGCTTCGGCATGACCAGCGAGCCGATCGTCTTCGTCTACAACAGGCGGCTGCTAGAGGATCGCGAGGCGCCGCGAAGCCACGCCGCCCTGCTGGCCGCGTTGCGCGCCGATCCCGAGCGCTGGCGCGGCAAGGTGGCGATGTATGATCCCGAGCGCAGCGGCATGGGGTTCCTCTATCTGTCGAGCAACACCCAGTTCTATCCCGACGCCTGGGCCCTCTACGACGCCATCGCCGCCACGGGCCCTCGAACCTATGTGCCCGGCAGGCCCATGCTGGATCGCGTTGCGTCCGGCGAGCACCTGCTGGCCTACGACATGAACGGATCCTACGCCGACTGGTACGCGAGGAACCGCAGCCCCGACATCGGCTACATCGTTCCGGAAGACTACCATCTGTCGATTTCCAGGGTGGCCTTCATCACCCGCGCGGCCCGGCATCCCGGCGCGGCGCGGGTGTTCCTGGACTATCTGATGTCGGAAGCTGGGCAGCGTCGCCTGCTCGAGGCCCGGCTGACGCCGATCCGCCCGGGACTGGGCGGCGCCTCGCCGCCGGGCGGTCGCCCCATCCGCGTCGGCCCGGCTTTGTTGGCCAATTTCGATCAGGGCCGCCGCGCCGAACTCCTGGCCCGCTGGCGGGGCGCGACCGCCGAACGCTGA
- a CDS encoding amidohydrolase family protein: protein MSISLRWAAAVALLLSAGRAWAQPAIDHHMHVHSPAILEILPAYCASPMRKNPCDQRFVAPLTAADALKAMDGAGIRQGWLMSTAYLAESPLAAPLPDAANVVRQANEFTVGLARSRPDRFAAFVSVNPTAPDALAEIARWKGDRAVTGLKLHLTNSGVDLRDPEEVAKLAAVFRAASANGWTIMIHMRTGAADYGARDVRVFLDQVLPAAGDQPVVIAHAAGWGGIDAVTLDALGAFADALRRDPRLGRNLRFDLAQVFTDRATPEDRARTAGLIRRIGPDHFVAGSDWPFSGDLKTYFATAYAGPELTPAEWAKILE from the coding sequence GTGTCGATCTCCTTGCGCTGGGCGGCGGCCGTGGCTTTGCTGCTTTCGGCCGGCCGGGCCTGGGCCCAGCCGGCGATAGACCATCACATGCATGTCCATTCACCGGCGATCCTCGAGATCCTGCCGGCCTATTGCGCCAGCCCGATGCGCAAGAACCCGTGTGACCAGCGCTTCGTCGCGCCGCTGACCGCCGCCGATGCTCTGAAGGCGATGGATGGGGCGGGTATCAGGCAGGGCTGGCTGATGTCGACGGCCTATCTGGCCGAGAGCCCGCTGGCGGCGCCGCTGCCGGACGCCGCGAACGTCGTGCGTCAGGCCAACGAGTTCACCGTCGGTCTTGCGCGAAGCCGTCCCGACCGCTTCGCCGCCTTCGTCAGCGTCAATCCGACGGCGCCCGACGCCCTGGCGGAGATCGCCCGCTGGAAGGGCGACCGCGCGGTGACCGGCCTGAAGCTGCATCTGACCAATTCCGGGGTCGACCTGCGTGATCCGGAGGAGGTCGCCAAGCTGGCGGCGGTCTTCCGCGCCGCGTCGGCCAACGGCTGGACGATCATGATCCACATGCGCACCGGCGCGGCCGATTATGGCGCGCGGGACGTGCGGGTGTTCCTGGACCAGGTGCTGCCGGCCGCTGGCGACCAGCCGGTGGTCATCGCCCATGCCGCGGGTTGGGGCGGGATCGACGCGGTCACCCTGGACGCTCTGGGCGCCTTCGCCGACGCCCTGCGGCGCGATCCGCGCCTGGGCCGCAACCTGCGTTTCGACCTGGCCCAGGTCTTTACCGACAGGGCGACACCCGAGGATCGCGCCCGAACGGCCGGCCTGATCCGGCGGATCGGTCCGGACCACTTCGTCGCCGGATCGGACTGGCCGTTCTCGGGTGATCTGAAGACCTATTTCGCGACCGCCTACGCCGGGCCTGAATTGACCCCGGCCGAGTGGGCCAAGATCCTCGAGTGA
- a CDS encoding TonB-dependent receptor domain-containing protein codes for MTFSRQTRRSLLLSCSLVPAVLVMHGAAFAQDASKADDATSVGEIIVTASRIDRAGFEAPTPTVRVTAQDLSVGARPNIAAALNDLPQFRATTSAQTTGTNTGAGNAPVDLRGLGISRTLVLLDGRRFSGDNDLNLIPSILTKGVDVVTGGASAAWGSGAVAGVVNISIDRNFTGLKMGVEAGESSYEDAKQIRVEAAAGKSFADGRGHFVIGGEYLDNDGVIPKNSRPNIGRWATVSNGAGRFVLAPDVGFSNAAYGGLIMSGVLKGQAFNPDGTLRTFDAGTVIGTNSVGGEGPSNDDLSPLVTPQKRYATMASVTYDLTDKIKMTAELRRSRMWNNYIWFGDHNRGNLTIKSDNAFLPTAVKTALAAAGQTSFTMGRFNTEAYPTIDFERVSTQGTLALDGSFGDGWRWSAYYSHGENENNIDTPGFFLTQNYANAVDSVISPTTGQAVCRIALSDPTTNCVPINLFGQGAPSKAALDYVTGTPSMRETSKLDVGGFSLRGEPFSLPAGPVSIAVGAEARKESVDRTVGALDTAKAFTSFSFSAMAGSYSVKEAFAEVLVPVVRDIPVFNKLEVNAAARVSDYNTTGSIWSWKLGATNEFFPGFRGRITKSRDIRSANLTELFTTSTTGYNTIVDPQTNSSVYVLTNGGGNANLTPETAKTFTTGFVYSPPSLPGFNISVDYFDIDINNVITTVSAQDIVTRCANGNTDMCSRVTRDSSGTITRIVSTYVNLANYKTDGVDAEISYATNLDRLIPDAPGRIRARWLMTWVNSLTTNDGVSKIEYVKSQGYSFGLGTPKTRMTAALDWAGEVFSANVRARYISPGNYNNTVDLVNGHIKAYTYVDLGVQARLPEIRGHEIELYANATNLFDKDPPIGSLYSPYYDVIGRYVTVGARMRF; via the coding sequence TTGACTTTTTCACGCCAAACCCGCCGAAGCCTGCTGCTGAGCTGCAGCCTCGTGCCCGCCGTGCTGGTCATGCACGGCGCGGCGTTCGCTCAAGACGCGTCCAAGGCCGATGACGCCACCAGCGTTGGCGAAATCATCGTCACCGCCTCGCGCATCGACCGCGCCGGTTTCGAGGCTCCAACCCCGACGGTGCGCGTCACCGCTCAGGACCTGAGCGTCGGCGCCCGTCCGAATATCGCCGCGGCTCTGAACGACCTGCCGCAATTCCGCGCCACGACCTCGGCCCAGACCACCGGCACCAACACGGGCGCGGGCAACGCGCCGGTCGACCTGCGCGGCCTTGGCATCAGCCGCACCCTGGTGCTGCTGGATGGCCGTCGCTTCTCGGGCGACAACGACCTGAACCTGATCCCGAGCATCCTGACCAAGGGTGTCGACGTGGTGACCGGCGGCGCCTCGGCCGCCTGGGGCTCCGGCGCTGTCGCCGGCGTGGTCAACATCAGCATCGACCGCAACTTCACCGGCCTGAAGATGGGCGTCGAGGCGGGCGAGTCCTCCTACGAAGACGCCAAGCAGATCCGCGTCGAGGCGGCGGCGGGCAAGAGCTTCGCCGATGGCCGCGGCCACTTCGTGATCGGCGGCGAATATCTCGACAACGATGGCGTGATCCCGAAGAACAGCCGCCCGAACATCGGCCGCTGGGCCACGGTGTCGAACGGCGCTGGCCGCTTCGTCCTGGCCCCCGACGTCGGTTTCTCGAACGCAGCCTATGGCGGCCTGATCATGTCGGGCGTGCTTAAGGGGCAGGCCTTCAATCCTGACGGCACCCTGCGCACCTTCGACGCCGGTACGGTGATCGGCACCAACTCGGTGGGCGGCGAAGGCCCGTCGAACGACGACCTGTCACCCCTGGTCACGCCGCAGAAGCGCTACGCCACCATGGCCAGCGTCACCTACGACCTGACCGACAAGATCAAGATGACGGCCGAGCTGCGTCGCTCGCGGATGTGGAACAACTACATCTGGTTCGGCGACCACAACCGCGGCAACCTGACGATCAAGTCGGACAACGCCTTCCTGCCGACGGCGGTGAAGACGGCCCTGGCCGCCGCCGGCCAGACCTCGTTCACGATGGGGCGCTTCAATACCGAGGCCTATCCGACGATCGACTTCGAGCGCGTCTCCACCCAGGGTACGCTTGCCCTGGATGGCTCGTTCGGCGATGGCTGGCGCTGGAGCGCTTACTACAGCCACGGCGAGAACGAGAACAACATCGACACACCTGGGTTCTTCCTGACCCAGAACTACGCCAACGCCGTCGACTCGGTGATCAGTCCGACCACGGGCCAGGCGGTCTGCCGCATCGCCCTGAGCGACCCGACGACCAACTGCGTACCCATCAACCTGTTCGGCCAGGGCGCGCCTTCCAAGGCGGCTCTGGACTACGTGACCGGCACGCCGAGCATGCGCGAAACCAGCAAGCTGGACGTCGGCGGCTTCAGCCTGCGCGGCGAGCCCTTCAGCCTGCCGGCCGGCCCGGTCTCGATCGCCGTCGGCGCCGAGGCCCGCAAGGAGTCGGTCGATCGCACCGTCGGCGCGCTGGATACGGCCAAGGCCTTCACCAGCTTCAGCTTCTCGGCCATGGCCGGCAGCTACAGCGTCAAGGAAGCCTTCGCCGAAGTGCTGGTGCCCGTCGTCCGCGACATCCCGGTCTTCAACAAGCTGGAAGTCAACGCCGCCGCGCGGGTCTCCGACTACAACACCACCGGCTCGATCTGGTCGTGGAAGCTGGGCGCCACCAACGAGTTCTTCCCGGGCTTCCGGGGGCGGATCACCAAGTCGCGCGACATCCGCTCGGCCAACCTGACCGAGCTCTTCACCACCAGCACGACCGGCTACAACACGATCGTCGACCCGCAGACCAATTCCAGCGTCTATGTGCTGACCAACGGCGGTGGCAACGCGAACCTGACGCCCGAGACGGCCAAGACCTTCACGACCGGCTTCGTCTATTCGCCGCCGTCGCTGCCGGGCTTCAACATCTCGGTCGACTACTTCGACATCGACATCAACAACGTGATCACCACGGTCTCGGCGCAGGACATCGTCACGCGCTGCGCCAACGGCAACACGGACATGTGCTCGCGGGTCACGCGTGACAGCAGCGGCACGATCACCCGGATCGTCTCGACCTACGTCAACCTGGCCAACTACAAGACCGACGGCGTCGACGCAGAGATCTCGTACGCGACCAACCTGGATCGCCTGATCCCCGACGCGCCGGGCCGCATCCGCGCCCGCTGGCTGATGACCTGGGTCAACAGCCTGACCACCAACGACGGGGTCAGCAAGATCGAGTACGTGAAATCGCAAGGCTACTCGTTCGGTCTGGGCACGCCCAAGACCCGCATGACCGCCGCGCTCGACTGGGCCGGTGAGGTGTTCAGCGCCAACGTCCGGGCCCGATACATCTCGCCGGGCAACTACAACAACACCGTCGATCTCGTGAACGGCCACATCAAGGCCTACACCTATGTCGACCTGGGCGTTCAGGCGCGGCTGCCGGAAATCCGCGGCCACGAGATCGAACTGTACGCCAATGCGACCAATCTCTTCGACAAGGACCCGCCGATCGGCTCGCTGTACTCGCCGTACTACGACGTCATCGGCCGTTATGTGACCGTCGGCGCGCGGATGCGTTTCTAA